A stretch of the Mycolicibacterium celeriflavum genome encodes the following:
- the lsr2 gene encoding histone-like nucleoid-structuring protein Lsr2, with product MAKKVTVTLVDDFDGEGAADETVEFGLDGVSYEIDLSSKNAAKLRNDLKQWVEAGRRVGGRRRGRSAGSGRGRAAIDREQSAAIREWARRNGHNVSTRGRIPADVIDAFHAAT from the coding sequence ATGGCGAAGAAAGTTACCGTTACGTTGGTCGATGATTTCGACGGCGAAGGTGCGGCTGACGAGACGGTTGAATTCGGCCTCGACGGGGTGAGCTACGAGATCGACCTTTCTTCGAAGAATGCCGCGAAGTTGCGAAATGACCTGAAGCAGTGGGTCGAGGCCGGCCGGCGGGTGGGCGGCCGTCGACGTGGACGTTCCGCTGGGTCGGGGCGCGGGCGCGCGGCCATCGACCGTGAGCAGAGCGCAGCCATCCGGGAGTGGGCGCGGCGCAATGGCCACAATGTCTCGACCCGCGGCCGCATTCCCGCCGACGTGATCGACGCCTTCCACGCGGCGACCTAG
- the panC gene encoding pantoate--beta-alanine ligase: MSGSKPTFTAGELNVYSNPREVSAVTRALRSTGRRVMLVPTMGALHDGHLMLIRAAKRVQGAVVVVSIFVNPLQFGAGEDLDAYPRTLDDDLAALRSEGVEIAFTPTVADMYPNGTRTSVHPGPLGSDLEGSTRPEHFAGVLTVVLKLLNIVHPDRAFFGEKDYQQLALIQQMVADLNVDTQIVGVPIVREADGLAMSSRNRYLNEEEREHAGALSAALLAGMYAAGEGAPAALDAARAVLDEVPAIEVDYLQVRDPMLGPAPVVGAARMLVAGRLGRTRLLDNIAIDIGVPSGSGPDVAFDEHELPWRN, translated from the coding sequence ATGAGCGGAAGCAAACCTACGTTCACCGCGGGTGAGCTGAACGTCTACTCGAACCCGCGCGAGGTCTCGGCCGTCACGAGGGCGCTGCGCAGCACCGGCCGCCGGGTGATGCTGGTGCCGACGATGGGCGCGCTGCACGACGGGCATCTGATGCTGATCCGTGCCGCCAAGCGCGTTCAAGGCGCTGTCGTGGTGGTGTCAATCTTCGTCAACCCTCTGCAGTTCGGCGCGGGCGAAGACCTCGACGCCTATCCGCGAACACTCGACGACGACCTGGCCGCGCTGCGCTCCGAGGGTGTCGAGATCGCATTCACCCCGACCGTCGCCGACATGTACCCGAACGGCACTCGCACCTCCGTCCACCCCGGTCCGCTCGGTTCGGACCTCGAAGGGTCCACTCGGCCGGAGCATTTCGCGGGAGTGCTGACGGTCGTGCTCAAACTCCTCAACATTGTCCATCCCGACCGCGCGTTTTTCGGGGAGAAGGACTATCAGCAGTTGGCGCTCATCCAGCAGATGGTCGCCGACCTCAACGTCGACACGCAGATCGTCGGCGTGCCGATCGTGCGGGAGGCCGACGGCCTGGCGATGTCGTCGCGCAACCGCTACCTCAACGAAGAGGAGCGGGAACACGCCGGCGCGCTGTCCGCGGCGCTGCTGGCGGGGATGTACGCGGCGGGCGAAGGGGCCCCGGCCGCGTTGGACGCGGCGCGCGCGGTGCTCGACGAGGTGCCGGCCATCGAGGTCGATTACCTGCAGGTGCGCGACCCGATGCTGGGCCCTGCACCCGTCGTGGGGGCGGCCCGCATGCTGGTGGCCGGTCGGCTCGGCCGCACCAGGCTGCTGGACAACATCGCCATCGACATCGGGGTGCCGTCGGGATCGGGCCCGGACGTCGCGTTTGACGAACACGAACTCCCTTGGAGGAATTGA
- the panD gene encoding aspartate 1-decarboxylase, which produces MLRTMLKSKIHRATVTQADLHYVGSVTIDADLMDAADLLEGEQVTIVDIDNGARLVTYAITGERGSGVIGINGAAAHLVHPGDLVILIAYGTMEDAEARAYQPRIVFVDADNKQIDLGHDPAFVPADAAELMSPR; this is translated from the coding sequence ATGTTACGAACAATGCTCAAATCGAAGATCCACCGTGCCACGGTCACGCAAGCCGACCTGCACTACGTCGGGTCGGTGACCATCGACGCGGACCTGATGGACGCCGCCGACCTGCTCGAGGGTGAGCAGGTGACGATCGTCGACATCGACAACGGCGCGCGGCTTGTGACGTACGCGATCACCGGGGAACGCGGCAGCGGGGTGATCGGGATCAACGGCGCGGCAGCGCATCTCGTGCATCCCGGTGACCTGGTGATCCTGATCGCTTACGGCACCATGGAGGACGCCGAGGCGCGCGCATATCAACCGCGGATCGTGTTCGTCGACGCCGACAACAAGCAGATCGACCTCGGTCACGATCCGGCGTTCGTACCGGCCGACGCGGCCGAGCTGATGTCGCCACGGTAG
- a CDS encoding alanine racemase, whose amino-acid sequence MTAPISAAAVAALADEPLDWRFKGLPAAWWGRTVAEIRERRPDLFGDGAVGPVCVLQAEAVAHNISTMARWCAAHGVQLAPHGKTHMAPQLLARQLEAGACAVTAATISQVRMFRAFGVRDVILANELVDEAGLRWLGDQLDADPAFNVTCWVDSVRGVELMTSALAAAGTVRPVDVCVEVGMPSGRTGCRDRDTADAVAHAVAASARLRLVGVAGYEAALGHGREASGAVASHLADVRAAVLRLAPLFETDVVIATAGGSTYFDAVAEALTGWPAGLQVSAILRSGCYLAHDDGLYGRTSPLRETLRPALSVWAQVMSRPQPDLALLTMGRRDVSFDQDLPVPRRLPDSSVTKLNDQHAYLRPGGGDSVDVGDWVEFGISHPCTVFDKWPMIPMLDEAGRVVDLIRTFF is encoded by the coding sequence ATGACGGCCCCGATCAGCGCAGCGGCGGTGGCGGCGCTGGCCGACGAACCGCTGGACTGGCGGTTCAAGGGCCTGCCCGCCGCCTGGTGGGGCCGCACGGTGGCGGAAATCCGTGAGCGCAGGCCCGATCTGTTCGGCGATGGCGCCGTGGGTCCGGTGTGCGTCCTGCAGGCCGAGGCGGTGGCGCACAACATCTCGACCATGGCGCGGTGGTGTGCCGCGCACGGAGTGCAGCTGGCTCCGCACGGCAAGACTCACATGGCGCCGCAGCTGCTGGCCCGTCAGCTCGAGGCCGGCGCCTGCGCCGTCACCGCCGCCACGATCAGCCAGGTGCGGATGTTCCGGGCGTTCGGAGTACGAGACGTGATCCTGGCCAACGAGCTCGTCGACGAGGCCGGGTTGCGCTGGCTTGGCGACCAGCTCGATGCCGATCCGGCCTTCAACGTGACGTGCTGGGTGGACTCGGTCCGTGGGGTCGAATTGATGACGTCGGCGTTGGCCGCCGCCGGCACGGTCCGCCCGGTGGACGTTTGCGTCGAGGTCGGGATGCCGAGTGGGCGCACCGGCTGCCGTGACCGCGACACCGCCGACGCGGTGGCCCACGCGGTCGCCGCCTCGGCACGGCTGCGGCTGGTCGGGGTGGCCGGTTACGAGGCTGCCCTCGGCCACGGGCGGGAGGCGAGCGGCGCGGTCGCGTCGCACCTGGCGGATGTGCGTGCCGCGGTGCTGCGGCTGGCGCCGCTCTTCGAAACCGACGTCGTCATTGCCACCGCCGGTGGCAGCACGTACTTCGACGCGGTGGCCGAGGCCCTCACCGGCTGGCCCGCCGGGCTGCAGGTGAGCGCGATCCTGCGCAGCGGCTGCTACCTCGCTCACGACGACGGCCTGTACGGGCGGACGTCGCCGCTGCGCGAGACCCTGCGGCCCGCGCTCAGCGTCTGGGCGCAGGTGATGTCGCGCCCGCAACCCGACCTGGCGCTGTTGACGATGGGCCGCCGCGACGTGTCGTTCGACCAGGATCTGCCGGTGCCGCGACGGCTGCCCGACAGCAGCGTCACGAAGCTCAACGATCAGCACGCGTACCTGCGACCGGGTGGCGGCGACTCCGTCGACGTCGGCGACTGGGTGGAGTTCGGGATCTCGCATCCCTGCACGGTGTTCGACAAGTGGCCGATGATCCCGATGCTCGACGAGGCCGGCCGCGTCGTCGACCTCATCCGCACGTTCTTTTAG
- the lysS gene encoding lysine--tRNA ligase: MTEPDSPRTAPAAAAASEPDIPEQYRIRQAKRERLLAEGRDPYPVEVARTHTLAEIRGAYPDLAADTETGQIVGVAGRVMFARNSGKLCFATLQEGDGTQLQVMISFNKVGQESLDAWKADVDLGDIVFVQGEVISSRRGELSVLADSWRIVSKALRPLPVAHKEMSEESRVRQRYVDLIVRPEARAIARQRVAVVRALRSALERRGFLEVETPMLQTLAGGAAARPFVTHSNALDADLYLRIAPELFLKRALVGGFERVFELNRVFRNEGADSTHSPEFAMLETYQAYGTYDDSAVMIRELIQEVADEAIGTRDVPLPDGTVYDLDGEWQSVEMYPSLSEALGEEITPETTAERLWEIADRLAVEIPRDRGYGHGKLVEELWEHAVGNRLWAPTFVRDFPVETTPLTREHRSIPGVTEKWDLYIRRFELATGYSELVDPVIQRERFEAQVRAAAAGDDEAMALDEDFLAAMEYAMPPSTGTGMGIDRLLMALTGLSIRETVLFPIVRRHGN, translated from the coding sequence GTGACCGAACCTGACTCGCCCCGCACCGCACCGGCAGCGGCAGCGGCATCCGAGCCCGACATTCCGGAGCAGTACCGGATCCGTCAGGCCAAGCGTGAGCGACTGCTCGCCGAGGGGCGGGACCCGTACCCGGTCGAGGTCGCGCGCACCCACACCCTGGCCGAGATCCGGGGCGCCTATCCCGACCTGGCCGCCGACACTGAGACCGGCCAGATCGTCGGTGTCGCCGGCCGCGTGATGTTCGCCCGTAACTCCGGCAAGTTGTGCTTTGCCACCCTGCAGGAGGGCGACGGCACCCAGCTGCAGGTGATGATCAGCTTCAACAAGGTCGGACAGGAATCGCTGGACGCGTGGAAAGCCGACGTCGACCTCGGCGACATCGTGTTCGTGCAGGGCGAAGTGATCAGTTCCCGGCGCGGCGAACTCTCCGTGCTCGCCGATTCCTGGCGAATTGTTTCGAAAGCCTTGCGGCCACTGCCGGTCGCGCACAAAGAGATGAGCGAAGAGTCGCGGGTGCGGCAGCGCTACGTCGATCTGATCGTGCGACCCGAGGCGCGTGCCATTGCCCGGCAGCGAGTGGCAGTGGTGCGGGCGCTGCGATCGGCGCTGGAACGGCGCGGCTTTCTCGAAGTCGAAACACCGATGCTGCAGACACTCGCCGGTGGCGCCGCGGCCCGGCCTTTCGTGACGCACTCCAACGCGCTGGATGCGGACCTCTACCTACGTATCGCCCCTGAACTGTTTCTCAAGCGGGCGTTGGTCGGCGGTTTCGAGCGCGTCTTCGAGCTGAATCGGGTGTTCCGAAACGAAGGCGCGGATTCCACACATTCACCGGAATTTGCGATGCTCGAGACATATCAGGCATACGGAACCTACGACGATTCCGCGGTGATGATCCGAGAGCTTATTCAAGAGGTTGCCGACGAAGCGATCGGAACGCGTGACGTGCCATTGCCTGATGGCACTGTCTACGATCTGGACGGCGAATGGCAATCCGTCGAAATGTATCCATCGCTATCCGAAGCGCTGGGCGAAGAGATCACTCCCGAAACGACGGCCGAGCGGTTATGGGAGATCGCGGATCGACTAGCTGTCGAGATTCCGCGTGATCGCGGTTACGGGCACGGGAAATTGGTTGAGGAGCTTTGGGAGCACGCCGTCGGCAACAGGCTGTGGGCGCCGACCTTCGTCCGTGACTTTCCCGTCGAGACGACCCCGCTGACACGGGAACATCGCAGCATTCCGGGCGTCACCGAGAAATGGGATCTCTACATCCGGCGCTTCGAGTTGGCCACCGGATATTCCGAGCTGGTCGACCCGGTAATCCAACGGGAAAGGTTCGAAGCCCAAGTCAGGGCGGCGGCAGCCGGAGACGACGAGGCAATGGCTCTCGACGAGGATTTTCTCGCCGCCATGGAGTATGCGATGCCGCCATCCACGGGCACCGGAATGGGCATCGACAGGTTGTTGATGGCATTGACGGGACTGTCGATTAGGGAGACAGTTTTGTTTCCGATTGTTCGGCGTCACGGGAACTGA
- a CDS encoding Rossmann-like and DUF2520 domain-containing protein, giving the protein MVSMGTPPGGFRPARLTVGIISAGRVGSALGVALERAEHVVVACSAISRASRDRANRRLPDTAVLPVDEVASRAELLLLAVPDAVLADLVSGLAATGSVRPGTIVAHTSGANGIGVLAPLAEQGCIRLAIHPAMTFTGTDEDIERLPDTCFGVTAADEVGYAIAQSLVLEIGGEPFRVREDARALYHAALAHGGNHVVTVLLDAVEALRSALRGQELLGQELVGDAPGGIAERVIGPLARASLENALHRGQSALTGPVARGDAAAVATHLEALTEVNPELAQAYRANSLRTAQRAHAPDEVFAVLAAEPSAGRGTGR; this is encoded by the coding sequence ATGGTCTCCATGGGGACCCCACCTGGCGGATTCCGCCCGGCGCGGCTCACTGTCGGAATCATTTCCGCAGGTCGCGTCGGTTCCGCGCTGGGCGTAGCCCTCGAGCGCGCCGAGCATGTCGTGGTGGCGTGCAGCGCGATCTCGCGCGCGTCCCGCGACCGTGCGAACCGCAGGCTGCCCGATACGGCCGTGCTCCCGGTCGACGAGGTCGCAAGCCGCGCCGAACTGCTGCTGCTCGCGGTGCCCGACGCGGTGCTCGCCGACCTGGTGTCGGGTCTGGCCGCAACCGGGTCGGTACGGCCGGGCACGATCGTCGCGCACACCTCAGGCGCCAACGGAATCGGCGTGTTGGCGCCGCTGGCGGAGCAGGGCTGTATTCGGCTGGCGATCCATCCGGCGATGACGTTCACCGGGACCGACGAGGACATCGAACGGCTGCCTGACACCTGCTTCGGCGTGACCGCCGCCGACGAAGTCGGCTACGCGATCGCCCAGTCGCTGGTGCTCGAGATCGGCGGCGAGCCGTTCCGGGTCCGGGAGGACGCGCGCGCCCTGTATCACGCCGCGCTCGCGCATGGCGGCAACCACGTGGTGACGGTGCTGCTCGACGCGGTCGAAGCCCTACGGTCCGCGCTGCGGGGTCAGGAACTGCTCGGGCAGGAACTGGTCGGCGACGCGCCGGGCGGCATCGCGGAGCGGGTGATCGGTCCGCTGGCGCGGGCCTCGCTGGAGAACGCGCTCCACCGCGGGCAGTCGGCGCTGACCGGACCCGTCGCGCGCGGCGACGCGGCCGCAGTCGCGACACATCTGGAGGCGTTGACGGAGGTGAATCCCGAATTGGCTCAGGCATATCGGGCGAACTCGTTGCGCACCGCCCAGCGTGCGCACGCCCCCGACGAGGTATTCGCCGTGCTCGCAGCAGAACCCAGCGCCGGCCGAGGAACGGGCCGATGA
- the folK gene encoding 2-amino-4-hydroxy-6-hydroxymethyldihydropteridine diphosphokinase: MTRAVLSIGSNLGDRLAMLRSVVNGLGEAVCAVSPVYETAPWGGVDQGPFLNAVVIAEDPALDGRGWLRRAHELEQTADRVRAQRWGPRTLDVDIVTCRADGRELISCDADLTLPHPRAHQRAFVLVPWLAIEPDAVLTIAGRPRRVEELLAALDASERDGVRRTDLVLR, encoded by the coding sequence TTGACGCGCGCAGTTCTCTCGATCGGGTCGAACCTCGGCGACCGGCTGGCCATGCTGCGCTCGGTCGTAAACGGGCTCGGCGAAGCGGTGTGCGCAGTGTCTCCGGTATACGAGACCGCTCCGTGGGGTGGTGTCGACCAGGGACCGTTCCTCAACGCGGTGGTGATCGCCGAGGATCCCGCGCTCGACGGCCGCGGATGGTTACGGCGCGCGCACGAGCTCGAGCAGACCGCCGACCGGGTGCGCGCGCAACGCTGGGGACCACGCACCCTCGACGTGGACATCGTCACCTGCCGCGCCGACGGCCGCGAGCTGATTTCGTGCGACGCGGATCTGACGCTGCCGCACCCGCGGGCCCATCAGCGCGCGTTCGTGCTCGTGCCCTGGCTGGCGATCGAACCGGACGCCGTATTGACCATCGCGGGCCGGCCGCGCCGCGTCGAGGAGCTGCTCGCCGCACTCGACGCGTCCGAACGCGACGGCGTTCGCCGTACCGACCTGGTGCTGCGCTGA
- a CDS encoding type III pantothenate kinase encodes MLLAIDVRNTHTVVGLVSGSGERAKVVQQWRIRTESEVTADELALTIDGLIGDDSEQLTGAAGLSTVPSVMHELREMLGQYWPSVPHVLIEPGVRTGIPLLVDNPKEVGADRIVNCLAAYHKYGSAAIVVDFGSSICVDVVSAKGEFLGGAIAPGVEVSSDAAAARSAALRRIELTRPRSVIGKNTVECMQAGAVFGFAGLVDGLVQRIRDDVDGFSGTDVAVVATGHTAPLVLPDMRTVQHYDEHLTLDGLRLVFERNRDNQRGRLKKGISV; translated from the coding sequence GTGTTACTTGCGATCGACGTCCGCAACACCCACACCGTCGTTGGGCTGGTATCGGGCTCGGGAGAGCGCGCGAAAGTCGTTCAGCAGTGGCGGATCCGCACCGAATCCGAGGTGACCGCCGACGAACTCGCGCTGACCATCGACGGCCTCATCGGTGACGACTCCGAACAGCTGACCGGCGCCGCGGGCCTTTCGACCGTCCCGTCGGTGATGCACGAACTGCGCGAGATGCTGGGACAGTACTGGCCGTCTGTCCCGCACGTGCTGATCGAGCCGGGAGTACGCACCGGCATTCCGCTTCTGGTGGACAACCCGAAAGAGGTCGGCGCCGACCGCATCGTGAATTGCCTTGCCGCATACCACAAGTACGGCAGCGCAGCGATCGTGGTCGACTTCGGCTCGTCGATCTGCGTCGACGTCGTGTCGGCGAAAGGCGAATTCCTCGGCGGCGCAATAGCGCCGGGCGTCGAGGTGTCCTCCGATGCGGCAGCGGCCCGGTCGGCGGCACTGCGGCGCATCGAGCTGACCCGGCCGCGATCGGTCATCGGCAAGAACACCGTCGAATGCATGCAGGCCGGTGCGGTGTTCGGGTTCGCCGGGTTGGTCGACGGGCTGGTGCAACGCATCCGCGACGATGTCGACGGCTTCTCGGGCACCGACGTCGCCGTGGTCGCGACCGGACACACCGCGCCGCTGGTGCTGCCGGACATGCGGACCGTCCAGCATTACGACGAGCACCTCACCCTCGACGGGCTGCGGTTGGTGTTCGAGCGCAACCGCGACAACCAACGCGGCCGCCTCAAAAAGGGGATTTCGGTGTAG
- a CDS encoding DUF6779 domain-containing protein — translation MTDPTRSARSRRGGRRPGWMLLTALLVLAIAASSALVFTNRVELLKLAVILALWAAVVAAFVSVIYRRQSDIDQAKVRDLKLVYDLQLDREISARREYELSLESQLRRELASEVRAQAADEVAGLRAELAALRANLEILFDADLSHRPAIETERTTVRAYSDWARDPETTGRVSSSRFDQYRPDVDERTEESPIIDVPAEPQPEFGWASSPEAGGAHRRSFDDERGHRPVEESSPWVTPPPQPSPPPQPPPPPPQPEPVPQPPPRPEPVAPAAPPPPPPQPTPTPEPEPSPTPEPEPVAEWQPAPADGLWLPPGSPGSNWASSSVNGEANEYVGRRRAPEPTQDSAEGTGVQPAMSTPSPGPRRGRHSAPPDAGDPGRPAAPTLAAAPAQQPSEPPSARAAERSRHRSADDADTAGQSVAELLARLQASQTPGGRRRRREE, via the coding sequence ATGACCGATCCGACCCGCAGCGCCCGGTCTCGGCGCGGCGGCCGCAGGCCGGGTTGGATGCTGTTGACCGCGTTGCTGGTGCTGGCGATCGCGGCCAGTTCCGCCTTGGTGTTCACCAACCGGGTGGAGCTGCTCAAGCTCGCCGTCATCCTCGCGTTGTGGGCTGCGGTGGTCGCGGCCTTCGTGTCGGTCATCTACCGACGGCAGAGCGATATCGACCAGGCCAAGGTCCGCGACCTCAAGCTGGTGTACGACCTGCAGTTGGACCGTGAGATCTCGGCGCGCCGCGAATACGAGCTGTCGCTGGAGTCGCAACTGCGCCGCGAACTCGCATCCGAAGTGCGGGCCCAGGCCGCCGACGAGGTGGCGGGCCTGCGGGCGGAGCTGGCTGCGCTGCGGGCCAACCTGGAAATCCTGTTCGACGCCGACCTGTCGCACCGGCCGGCGATCGAGACCGAACGCACGACCGTGCGCGCCTACAGCGACTGGGCGCGCGACCCGGAAACCACTGGGCGGGTGAGCTCCAGCCGCTTCGACCAGTACCGGCCGGACGTCGACGAGCGCACCGAGGAGAGCCCGATCATCGACGTGCCCGCCGAACCTCAGCCGGAGTTCGGTTGGGCGTCGTCGCCCGAAGCCGGTGGGGCGCACCGCAGATCGTTCGACGACGAGCGGGGGCACCGTCCGGTGGAGGAATCTTCCCCGTGGGTTACGCCACCACCACAGCCGTCGCCACCACCACAGCCGCCGCCCCCGCCGCCCCAGCCCGAGCCGGTCCCGCAACCGCCGCCGCGACCGGAACCCGTCGCGCCGGCTGCGCCGCCGCCCCCTCCGCCACAGCCGACACCGACACCGGAGCCGGAGCCCTCGCCGACACCGGAGCCGGAGCCGGTGGCCGAGTGGCAGCCCGCGCCCGCCGACGGCCTGTGGCTTCCGCCGGGAAGCCCGGGCAGCAATTGGGCGTCGTCGAGCGTCAACGGGGAGGCGAACGAATACGTCGGCAGACGGCGCGCCCCCGAACCCACGCAGGACTCGGCCGAGGGGACGGGCGTGCAGCCGGCCATGTCGACGCCGTCGCCCGGACCGCGGCGCGGCCGACATTCCGCCCCGCCGGATGCCGGAGATCCCGGCCGTCCCGCCGCGCCCACCCTGGCCGCCGCACCGGCGCAGCAACCGTCCGAGCCCCCTTCGGCGCGGGCCGCCGAACGGTCGCGACACCGCAGCGCTGACGACGCCGACACCGCCGGCCAGTCCGTCGCCGAGCTGCTGGCCCGGCTGCAGGCGAGCCAGACGCCGGGTGGGCGTCGGCGCCGCCGCGAGGAGTGA
- a CDS encoding DUF3180 domain-containing protein, with translation MGPTRWRDLVAATVLTAVVSYLLVLALYRWFPPITLWTGISLLAVAIAEAGWAFHVRAKINDGEIGVGSGRLDPLAVARSVVIAKASAWVGALVLGWWSAVLAYVLPRRSTLRVAADDTAGAAVAAGCALALVVAALWLQHCCKSPGEPPEKPDGATE, from the coding sequence ATGGGGCCGACCCGCTGGCGGGACCTCGTCGCGGCGACGGTGCTCACCGCCGTCGTGAGCTATTTGCTCGTGCTCGCGCTGTACCGGTGGTTTCCGCCGATCACGCTGTGGACGGGCATATCGCTGTTGGCGGTCGCGATCGCCGAAGCGGGCTGGGCCTTCCACGTCCGCGCCAAGATCAACGACGGCGAGATCGGTGTCGGGTCCGGCCGGTTGGACCCCCTCGCGGTGGCGAGGTCGGTGGTGATCGCCAAGGCCTCGGCGTGGGTCGGGGCGCTGGTGCTGGGCTGGTGGTCGGCCGTCCTCGCCTACGTCCTTCCGCGGCGCTCGACTTTGCGCGTCGCGGCCGACGACACCGCGGGCGCCGCAGTCGCAGCGGGCTGCGCGCTGGCGCTGGTCGTTGCTGCGCTGTGGTTGCAGCATTGCTGCAAGTCTCCGGGGGAGCCACCGGAGAAGCCCGACGGGGCAACGGAATAG